The window GAATTAATTACTGtgcattgtttgtttttttactttgAAACTTTGAAAAACGGGATAACTGTTATGGCTAAATGGTCCGTGTATGTAAAACATGAAAGtatatttgcaaaaaaatgtgtttaatacatttggTCTGGCTTGCTTGGATGAATGTTGTTGTTCGTTGTCATGGGTTGTTGCGCCCTCAGTGGTACAAATATATAACTAGTAGTTTGCCACAACATTCTTCTTGTCACTAAGCACATTTTCCTTGGAGTAGGCTAATGTAGGCAGCTATAGCGAATTTCAAGCATGTTTCCAACGTTTTGCTTAATGAactgtaaaatgtattatttagAAGGTAATTGGTCTGAATGCTATTGCTTTAACTTAGCATGATAATAATGAAGAACAATTATCCTGATTTATTTTCAATACacacatttcaacaacaaaaaaggagaTGCGCCTCTTTTATTATATACTTACAAAATGACACAAACGTCTTCATTTCAATGCTCAAGTTACGTTGCCACTCATTGGCCGGTTTTCTCTGCGTTCATTGGTAAGCCATTATGTCAATCAAAATAAGTAGATCAATCATTGGCTTAAAAGAGCCTTATGGGCCCTCCCTTCTGCTAGCTCTGTGAACGAATACTTCCGCTAGGCCACCATGCCCTCCGGAAGTTAGTTTGTTTTATTCGGACACTGTCGAAAGCACCGGAGTGAGACTGAAAGGTGGACTaaccaagtcaaaaaaacacgGTGTCCGACGAAGACCGTGTAAAAAGAGTCTAAACAACTGTCTATTGTTAGAGCCGATCCATTGCTAAGAGAAAGCCATTTAGAATTTTCCCCGAACCCTAGTGTCTAACCCCTCAAGTCCTCTGGGGCCAGACGAAGCGAGGCGGGAGGTGATGGAGCCTTCACCGGCAAAGGGGAAACCACAGGGTCGCCTATTGGTGTCCACGACCCTGGACGCAAAAGATGAGCTGGAGGAGGTAGGGCTACTATAAAACATTCTCAAGAAGCTTTGCTACATCATACGAACATCTGTTCAACCATACAGCACGTTATAAAACATTCACTACAAAGACACGGAACCATTTTTTACAACATAGCCTgtatgttgctagctagctatcattcAGCAAGTTTGGTTACTAATTCGAAATGGCATTTTATAGCCTGGCATGTGTATGTTTGCAGTACGTATTTTCGCTCTGTTGACGTGAGTTTAAATGATGGGGAATCCAGCAGAATTTAGGGTAGCATTTAGCATGCTATTTTGGTAAACATAGATGAGCCCGTGCACATGCGCAAAACTCATCATACACATAAAGTACCTTTTCTGACAACCCTTGTAGTGATCCTTCCCCTAAAAAAAATCAAGAGCCTAACCCCCACACGGTTAAGGCATTTTCATACAGTAGCTAGCTCAATTGACAGTGATCATcgttctgttgttgtttgtgtgcaGCCTTTCTGTGTGATTTGTGTGTATGCTTTCTCTGACTTGTTGTGCCCATGTGTTTTAGTGTGCTGTGTTGTTCTTTGTGTGGCatcttgtgtgtgtttctgtctctgtgtgtgtatgcccaCATTGTGAATTGTGAACAATTAGGCCTATCTATGCTTCTGGGTGTCTTTCTGGCATTGTGGTTAACATTCCTTTTTTGGTTGTGTTCATTAGcggttggagaggtgtgtggcgaTCGTCACTTCGTTGACAAATGGCCTGTCGGAGCGTGAAGCCAACGATGCTATCACAGCTAATGTGAGTCCCTCGCCCTCTCACTAATAGTCCACCACCATGGGATGGGACTCTGCATACTAGAATATGCAGATGAGATGTAGCTACTTACATATTTTAGTTGAGCCTTAGGCTCTACATTAGATTAGTTGTATAGCACATGATTGAATTGAATCTAATAGAATGTGACTATGGTCAGAGTCATCAGCAATTGATATGTTCTCCTACACATTTCTGCAATGCCCTTTGTAAATGTTAGAACTCAAAGGATGTGACGCATATGCTACATAAGCATATTGAGATGTGTAAGATTATACAGTATGCTACttgtaggctaggtgagaacttCTCCTACAAGCCCAATTTTTGATGGCGAAATGGGCCAGGGACTAAAATGTAGTGACAACTCCAATAAAATAATGATTTGCATGGCACTCTTATGTTTTTCAATAAAGTTATTAGGAAACAGCTCTAAATGTATTGTGATTTGTGACATGTACTATTAAACCCAACACAACCTAATATCATTACAATGCAAAGCACTACACAGTTAGCTTAATTTCTCAattaaaattacatttcatcAAAATAATTTCAGGAATGCCAATCTTACCTGTTTCTAACTACAAAAACAATTTCAagacaatctgagatggtggttGTCATGGCCTGCTGAAATGACAAGGAATGTAAGATGTTGAATTTAATAGGTTCAAGTTACATGAAGCCCTAATACGGCTGAAGCCTCCTTCGTCAACACCATGATAATGGAGGCTACAGCCccatcaaatgacattttatttgtcacatgcttcataaacaacaggtgtagactaacagtgaactgcttactttacgggcccttccccacaatgcagagagcgagagaaataataataaattacACATACCTTGGTCAGGGATAGGTTACATGGTATGATATAttgtcctcatctcctcccttctCTAGGTGTGTAAAGGTCCACAGCAGCACGAGGAGGTGTGTCTGGGACTCTTCGCTCTGCTGCTCACAGAACCCTCACAGGCACAGAGGGTAAGGCCTCATTACTACCATATACATGATCATTATCATACTTCATATCATTATCAAACACGTTACCATTTCATATGATCATTATGGTTGCCAAGTCAGACAGAGCTCATTTCGGGTAGATTCAACATGTTTACATCTTAGTCTAATTTCGTTATTGCCTTTTCAAAATACTCTGGAATAGTTTTCCTGTTCGCCGGAATTCGAAAGCCAATTCTGGGAGACTCCGGGTTAAACCAGGAGTGTCGGAAAGCTTTCATGATCATGTCTCCATTGATTGCATTCACTATACACACACCAATATTTATACACACCTCACATGGTTTGAATTAGCTTACATAGTGACTCTTGTGAGTGCACTAAAAATAGTGTGCTGTTATCAACACCCTAATACCTTGAATACTTTAGGCTACAGGATATGTGAATGGAATTATAGACTCCAAAGACTCTACCACCCAgtgttgtaaagtacttaagtaaaaatactttaaagtactacttaagttgttttttggcgTATCTTTCTTTAAATTActattactatttatatttttggcaacttttactctatacattttccctgacacccaaaagtactcgttacaattCACAAACTTCTTAGAAAtcttagcaattccatttacttttgatacataagtacatttaaaaccaaatacttttagactttactcaagtagtattttactgggtgactttcactttttacttgagtaattttctcgtttcaaatattttttattgaacacacacaagagtggtgtataggtatacaagacaggtataaaattcttatctaaacataaaagagcAGACAGTaacaacaagacccagagttctaggtacaaaacaaataatacaaaacaagacatACAGAACAAGGACATGTAGAAAGAAAGAGGGTAGATGTCACCCCCCCACTTCTTTCCCCCCTTTATCcccttgagtaattttctattaagttatctttacttttactcaagtatgacgatTGAGTACTATTCCCACCACTGCTACATACCAATCTATACATCACATACACCTCAAACACTTCACAAATGTTCATGCTAAACTCTGAAGCCTCACTGTCCTTGTCAGTATTTATGGCTTTCATGCAACAAATATCACATACACAGTACAGACACTCATATTTATTACACCCTCACACAACACTATAAATACACACACTGCAGCCTCCTAAACCACTGTGTGTGATTACAAGTATCACACACATTTTATGCACATCTCACTTCCTATAAGAATGGGGCTGTTGGGTAAATCTATAGAAATGATTTATAGAATGGTGAAGTTCTGATCCAGAGTCTGCTGTAATGGTTAGCCCTCCACACTCCGGACCACATATCACCCTGACAACATGGCTACTAATCCCatctccttcctgtctgtcttcctctccatctcccctatACATTCTGACTTTCActgtccatatatatatattttttattattattgtttataGAAGTTCACcattcttaaaaaatatatatctattttTTAAAGAATGGTGAACTTCTATAATATTCCTGTGGCGCCTCTAAATCCTTGTCACCTGAACATGTTTGACTGGGTGCCCAATTGAATCCACATTACAGTATTTATACATAGCCCCTATTGATGCACGAAGCTGTTCGTTATCACACTGTGTTGTATGtacactgtacagtatgtccATATGCTGCAAAGCAAATGAGCCTTTCATCATATAACACACTTGTATTCTCCACTCTACCCTCCGCAGTGCTACAGAGACCTGACCCTGGTGAATAGGGACGGCATGAACGTGATCCTGATCAAGATCAACCAGATCCTCATGGAGAAGTTCCTCAAGCTGCAAGACGTGTGCCGCACACAGGTCAACAGTTTGTCTCCGTGTAGAAAAGGCAGAAACGGTTTCTGTGCTCTCAATTTTAATTAGCTTTATTGACACAAAATACACATGTAGATTTTGATGTTTTCTAATGAGTAAGTGATTGgctaatgacccccccccccccctctctctctcctttcagttGGTGTGGTTGGTGAGGGAGCTGGTGAAGAGTGGCGTAATCGGAGCGGACGGCATCCTCATGACCCTTATGAAGCAGATTGCAGGTTGGTCCATTCAACATGTGCACTGTTGGTTTCACTGCTTTGAGATGCAGAGCAATTCTTTCTGCCAATGCACAAAGTAGTGTCTTGTCTTGTTTCACCGTTGCTCAAAATGGCTTCCTCgcctttttgtttatttttttatctgtgTGTTGGTTTGCTTGATTGAGCAGCTATGTGGCTTTTCTTCTGTGTCCAGGAGGAGACATCACCAATAAGAACCTGTGGCTGGCGGAGAATGTGCTGGACATAGTGGTGGAGCAAAGGTGTGTTGGCAAGTGGAGTTCAACAGGAAACACTCTTTCACTACAGTATTGTCATGTAATAAAAGTCCAACTGGATCATAGGGCAAAAACATATCTCacacaattattttttttaaataatctcaTGCTTTGAAGTAGGCTCATAACATATGAGAAAGGGCTTACCAAGAAAAAGGCagaaaatcaacagaaatcagTCTCTGCTTTTTGTTGTTGAGTGCTCCAACTCTTTTCTGCCTCAAGTTAGTCCTTTTGGAAGTTTTCCTTGGTCAGCCCTTTTTGTGATTGTTGCTATTGAGCACCCCTCTGTTCCTTTTTTTGCTCAACACACTCACACTTTGTGGAAGTTTGGACTCATCTGGTTTACCATACAACAAACCCACGAGAACTACAATCATCTCcatctcttttcttttttttctcagaGAGTGGGTGCTGAAGAGTGGCATGCTGATAGCCATGTCAGTGTACACCTACCTGCGCCTCATCGTGGACCACGGCACCCCGGCACTgctggtcctcagacagaaggagGTGGACTTCTGTATCGGCCTGCTTCgagagaaggtgagggagggagtgatgtaATGTGATCAGGGAGGTAAGGAGAAGAGCAATATAGTGAGTAAGGGATTGTGGGAGGAGTACATTTCAAGgttggaaggagggagaggaaagcgGGTGGAATATAGTTAAGCTAAATCCCCGAGGGGGGGCAGAATTGGAGTGAAGATGCATATGGATTCTTGATGGAAGGAGGACTGCTAAGAAAGAGGATTCATGTCATATTCTATATGCCCAAGAACACAGACTGTTATTATACTGTAGCTAGGTTTGACATGGAGGAATTTCCACACAGCAATGAAGTAATTGAATGAGTAATgacattttcctctctctcctctaccctcgtCCCTGTCTAGTTTATGGAGTGTTTTATCATTGGGAGAGACCTGGTGCGTCTGCTGCAGATTGTGGCCCGGATCCCGGAGATGGAGCTGCTGTGGAAAGACCTGCTCCACAACCCCCAGGCCCTGAGCCCTCAGTTCACTGGTAAGGGTAAGAGAGTGTCGCTCAGCACGGGGGGGGTGGGCATGTGTCTGAGAGACTCGTGGCTCAGCTCTAaacctctctttctcgctccttCTCCGTCTGGGTTCTATAGGCTTGCTGCAGCTCCTGACCGCTCGCACATCCCGGAAGTTCCTGGCTTGTCGCCTCACACCAGACATGGAGACCAAACTGCTCTTCATGACCTCcagggtaaacacacacacacactacaacacttCTCAGAACAGTACAAACACATGTATAGTACATGCATATGCACATTCCTTTATGCCtatcctgtccctctccctgtaggtgcgTTTTGGCCAGCAGAAGCGATACCAGGACTGGTTCCAGAGACAATACCTGTCCACGGCAGAGAGCCAGTCGCTGCGCTGCGACCTGATTCGCTACATCTGCGGCGTGGTGCACCCATCCAATGAGGTGTTGAGCTCCGACATCCTGCCCCGCTGGGCTATCATTGGCTGGCTGCTCACCACCTGCACAGTAAGGGGCGGGGCAAAGATGGCTAGCGCTTTATTTTGCACTTATGCCAATGATGATTTCCTGTCTGTTAATTAAGTAGACAATAAAGCTTTTTTAAATTTGAATTGACCTAGTATTTACATCTATTTAACTGGACGTTACCCATAAATAACATTGTTAAATAGTAATCACAttgtaataaatacatttttattactTACATCTTCAGTCTAACGTGGCGGCCTCCAACGCCAAGCTGGCCCTGTTCTACGACTGGCTCTTCTTCAGCCCAGAGAAGGACAGCATCATGAACATAGGTAAGACGGGTTGAGGGCGCAAAACTCCACCTGTAACTCTTCATGTAAGGGGCCAATGTGCTCAACCAAATGTATAGAAGTAGGGCAACATGTTTTTGGGTGCTGGGTTAGTGGTATATTAGAATAACGGAAACAGAGTTTACAAGATGGACGCCTTTCTGCTATCACCTTGTCTCTGCCACAGTATGCACTGTTTTCTCTTCCCTTTCTGTTTTCATGGTTTACCCATccattctctcttccccctccctctctcagagcCGGCCATCTTGGTGATGCACCACTCCATGAAACCTCATCCAGCCATCACTGCCACTCTCCTGGACTTCATGTGTCGGGTGAGTGGATGCACACATTACACAATGGAGCGCATTCATATCACTTAGCTATGGTGAATttgcattattatttttttttgctATTCAAAGTGGAATAGACTTTGTTGACACGTGCTTCATGCTCCGTGTGTTAGCAAAGCATTAGAGAGTGAAGAGGtgtttttacatttcctgcagtGTTCATCCGTTTGGTCTGACTTGGGAAACGAGTGGTAAATTTACAGCAGTGGGGAAGTTTAATGGCAACTTTATTTAGTGTTCGTCATGCCATGCTTTAGACACGTTAGTTGTGTGGTATTTTGGCCTTCTCTCAGATGTTTGACCCATCTCCTCTTTTGACCCCTTCCTGACTTCAGTTGATCCTACTCTGTTTTGCTCTCTTTTCTTcacccgctcctcctctctctccctcgcagaTCATCCCTCACTTTTTCCCCCCTCTGGAAGGCCAGGTGCGTCAGGGAGTCTTCAACTCTCTCACCTTCATCATGGAGAAAAGAGTGCTGgcgtgagtctctctctctcacacatacatgcacacaccaccGCCATCATAGGATATATTTGACCATAGACCTTGTCACAGTTATGCAtaaacaaatgtaatattataTTTCAATTGAACCTATATTTTTGATCCAATGATTTTGGTATTGTCAGTGATTTAGTTATTTTATTCCATTTTGTGTCCGTGGATCTTCATCAGCCTTATTGTAACCACATATATGTCTGTCTTTTCCTCCCTCAGTCACCTAGCCCCACTCTTTGACAACCCCAAACTGGACCGGGAGCTGCGCTCCATGCTGAGGGAACGCTTTCCAGAGTTCTGCAGTTCCCCCTCACCCCCCACAGAGGGAAGGGATGAAGGTACAAATGAAAGTAATGAAACTTTTATTTATtaacatgaatgaatgaataaatcaACACTGTTGGTGGTCCTAAAAGAGGAATTTCTTTACACAGCTCATTACAGTTACAGACATGCAAAATAAACATCCCTCATCTGCAACCATCCTCCCCCGGGCATGTACAATAACACTAATGAATATTGTCAGGTTGGGAATCATAAAGAAGCAACCTTTGAATCATGCTTTATGATATTGGTAGAGTTGAAATGGCCTCTTTCTAGCAACAGCTGGGAAACTAGACCTTGTCTTTTGAATAGCTTCTAGTCCCTAGAGCTCAGGCTGTTGTGCCAACTGAAAGTGGCTTTGGGTAAAAGTGTCTGCTGAATTAGAGCATGTTCCATCTTGAACAGGAACTGTAAAGTAGAGCATTTTCAATTCAATATGACTTTATTGAATTGTATTGGGGTGCAACTGACAGTTTAAAACGTGAATTGCCCCCATTAAATATCGCATGATTAAATAATTGATCCAAGTGTTAATGTTTAACTACTTTGAATAAGGTTAACCAGGAaaattgtgtggtgtgtgtgtgtgtttttggaggGATATATCTAGCTAAGCTGTTATTCGTGTTACCTTTATCTGAGAAACTTCTGTTTCCTTGCCTCTACCCTACAATGCCGTCTAATCACCCTTCGCTCATCAGTGAAAATGGAGGAGTCTGTTTCCTTGGAGATGGACAATCATGTGTTGCTGGACAAGGAGGGCGGTTGCTATGACAACACGGAGGCTGCCTTCAGCGACGATGAGGAGGAGATTAACAACAAGGGTGAGGGTAAGGAAGGACTCATTTTATTACTGCACTCAACCCATACAATAGATACTGTGTTATAACCACCAGCCTCTCAACACTTAAATTGGTACAATCTATTCCACTGCATTTTACACCAAATGACCTCTAACGtgatctagcctggtcccagatctgtttgtgctgtcatgccaactcctatggatgacaatgaccataggagttggatagacaggcctggtcccagatctgtttgggctATCACTAGCATAATCTGAACTCTGATTATCACCACATTAGATTAGTTTTGCTTTCACCCCCCCTTTCAACATAGATCAGCAGCTTAATACATTAACACTGCTTTTAGCTTCAATGAAACCAAATCAGAAACTTGCATGTGAAAGTAATTTAGAACCCCACAAACCAATTCAAAAGACTGGAAACATATTAGGGCCTCAATCTCACTCTGCTTCTTACTCATCCGCTTCAAGTCATTGGCTGACCTCTCATTTTGGTTATTACAGGAAATAAAAAGCGGGAGTTCCGATTCCACCCAATCAAAGAGGCCATTATTGAGGAGCCCGCTGACATCACTCCCTACGTGGACCAATTGGACGACATGATGAAGGAGAAGGTGTTGCAGTTACAGAAAGGAAGGTCAGTTGAGTGGATGTGACTTGACAATGCCCTCGCATCATAACATTATTTGTCTAACAAACAAGCACACTccatttaattcaattcaattagcGTGATTGGCGTAAGACATTACCAAAGCAAACATataggaatatatatattttttaattcattGCCGCTTTTAACACTCAATCTTTCACATTCATTGATATTCTCAGTCAGATCCTCAGTCACACGTGCCCGATCCCAAATCAAGACCTCGGAGAGCTATTGGGTGCGAAGTCTTTTGTTCTACCCCGGCACTAATGCACTTGTTTCCAGCTATTCATGGTCCTCTTCAGTTTCAACCTTGATTATTTCAATCGGGTGGGTTACCATGGGGCTAGAACAAAGGCTTGCACGCCCAGTAGCTGTTCACGACCAGTGTTGGAGATCCCTGCTCTTCCCGTTCACACTGTTAGCTTATGTATCGAATGAGGAGGCGTTAACAATAATGCAGTTCGCTTCACGCCTCTGCCTAGCTCACTAGTAGGTTGGGTTGTTTCTGCCATTTTCCGTCCATTGATTTGAGTTGATTTGGAGAGCCGCTTTCATACTTCATCTCTCAGCCTCCCCCCAATCACTCCCATTGCTGTCGTTGCTGATTGCAACAACATTGGTGATTGCAGCCCTGGAAGTCTTTTATTAGAAATGGGCTCGTTAATAATGATTTCCTTTCCCATCTGTCCCCCCAACAGTGACACTGAGACACATTGTGAAGTCATGCAGGAGATCGTGGATCTGATCCTGGAGGTGAGTGAACTAAAAGAATAAGGTCGTCTGAATAACATGGGCTTAAATCCAGATATTTATTGGGGGTcatcatacactgagtgtacaaaacatgaaggaCACCTCttaaatattgagttgcacccctgcccttttgccttcagaacagcctcaattcgtcagggcatggactccgcaaggtgttgaaagcgttccacagggatgttggcccatgttgactccaatgcttccaacagttgtcaagttggctggatgtgggaccattcttgatacacacaggaaactgttgagtgtgaaaaacgcAGAAGcgttgcacctactaccataccctgttcaaaggcacttaaatattttgtcttgcccattcaccctctgaagggcacacatacacaatcaattgtctcgtctcaaggcttaaacatctatctttaacctgtctcctccccttaatctacacggattgaagtggatttaacaagtgacatgaataagggatcatagctttcacctggtcagtctgtcatggaaagagcaggtgttcttaatgttttgtacactcagtgtatctcTTGTGGGGGGAAATGAGAATTCTCTGTGTTTTATTGatgttcccgctctctctctcttgctcgcccTTTCTCTTGCTCGCCCTTTCTCTTGCTCGCCCTTTCTCTTGCTCGCCCTTTCTCTTGCTCGCCCTCTCTCttgctcgccctctctctctcgctctctctcaggaGGACTTTGACTCAGAGCAGATGTCAACTCTGGCCTCCTGTCTGGCCGAGCTCTTCAAGGGCCACTTCAGAGGAGACGTGCTTCCCGACGAGATCACAGAAGAGTAAGTGTGTGTGCGGCCTCTGCAGTACATTTGTGTATACATGAgaggatttttaaaaatgtatttttaaatattAACTGTGTGTTCGTTTGTTCCCAGGTCGCTGGAGGAGTCTGTGTGTAAGCCTGTGTGCCTGGTGTTCAGGAACCTGTGTCAGATGCAGGAGGACAACAGTGGCTTCTCAGTGCTGCTGGAGATGCTGGCGGAGCTCTACCAGAAACAGCCCAAGATCGGCTACCACCTGCTTTACTACCTCAAGGCCAGGTGAGGGCACTGGGCCCAACACACTGCTTAGCATTAGCTTTAAAAATGAATGAGGACCCCTTGGCTTCAGGGAGGCTGAGGGAGTCGTGCGTTAGAGATTTTGTTGTCTGCCTGAAGTTACTGATTATCTAGCTCCTTTCCTATAACCGTGCACTTTTTTAGTTTCTCTAATGCTGCTGGTAATGCTCCTTCTACCGCGATAAAGCTGTCATTGGAGACATGAGTCTGTACACATTTTTGCCATCTAATGGCTCCGTAGGTTTAACATAATTTGATCTAGTGTTGTTGCACCATTGTTTGGTCGTAGCTGAAACCTAGTTCTAACATTGTTGTAACATCGTCTCCCACCACAGTAAAGCGGCGATGGGGAAGATGAGTCTGTATGAGTCTTTTGCCCAGGCCACAGCGCTAGGAGACCTGCACACCTGTCTGATGATGGATATGAAGGCCTGCCAGGAGGACGACATCAGGCTCCTCTGCTATCTCACACCATCCATCTACACTGAGGTACACGCAAACACCATCTTCAAAGATAGACTTAtcccaaatgttgttgtgttacaggctgaatttaaaatgggttCAATTGAGATTTTGAGTCACtggtctactcacaataccccataatgtcaaagtggaattatgttttagaaaatgtttacaaatgaaaagctgaattgGCTTGaatcagtaagtattcaacccttttgttatggtaagtctaaataagttcaggagtaaaaatgtcacatggactcactgtgttcactgtgtgcacaattatctgtaaggtccctcatttgagcagggaatttcaaacacagattcaaccacaaagaccagggatgttttccaatggttcgcaacaacattgtagctactccacaatactaacataaataagagtgaaaagaagacatttttaaaaatgtagcaAAGatattaactttttgtcctgaataccaaacggtatgtttgaggcaaatccagcacgacacatcactgagtaccactcttcatattttcaagcatggtggtggctgcatcatgttatgggtatgcttgtcatcggcaaggactagagtttttttttttagggTAAAAATAAACAGGTATAATCCTA of the Oncorhynchus kisutch isolate 150728-3 linkage group LG17, Okis_V2, whole genome shotgun sequence genome contains:
- the LOC109907463 gene encoding integrator complex subunit 3 isoform X3 produces the protein MEPSPAKGKPQGRLLVSTTLDAKDELEERLERCVAIVTSLTNGLSEREANDAITANVCKGPQQHEEVCLGLFALLLTEPSQAQRCYRDLTLVNRDGMNVILIKINQILMEKFLKLQDVCRTQLVWLVRELVKSGVIGADGILMTLMKQIAGGDITNKNLWLAENVLDIVVEQREWVLKSGMLIAMSVYTYLRLIVDHGTPALLVLRQKEVDFCIGLLREKFMECFIIGRDLVRLLQIVARIPEMELLWKDLLHNPQALSPQFTGKGLLQLLTARTSRKFLACRLTPDMETKLLFMTSRVRFGQQKRYQDWFQRQYLSTAESQSLRCDLIRYICGVVHPSNEVLSSDILPRWAIIGWLLTTCTSNVAASNAKLALFYDWLFFSPEKDSIMNIEPAILVMHHSMKPHPAITATLLDFMCRIIPHFFPPLEGQVRQGVFNSLTFIMEKRVLAHLAPLFDNPKLDRELRSMLRERFPEFCSSPSPPTEGRDEGTNEMKMEESVSLEMDNHVLLDKEGGCYDNTEAAFSDDEEEINNKGNKKREFRFHPIKEAIIEEPADITPYVDQLDDMMKEKVLQLQKGSDTETHCEVMQEIVDLILEEDFDSEQMSTLASCLAELFKGHFRGDVLPDEITEESLEESVCKPVCLVFRNLCQMQEDNSGFSVLLEMLAELYQKQPKIGYHLLYYLKASKAAMGKMSLYESFAQATALGDLHTCLMMDMKACQEDDIRLLCYLTPSIYTEFPDETLRSAELLNMIVAVIDSTQLQELMCHVMIGNLVMFRKDSVLNILIQSLDWETFEQYSTWQLFLAHSIPLETIIPILQHLKYKEHPEALSCLLLQLRREKPSGEMVKMVLSRPCHPEDQFTTSILRHWAAKHDDVLGEHIKALLIKNNNLPRKRQSLRSSSSKLAQLTLEQILEHMDNLRLNLSNTKNSFFTQTPILQALQHVQASCDEAHKMRFSDLFSLAEEYEEPSSKPPKSRRKAPASSPRSRKGAATPVSNEEESASSSASEEEDSKPKAPKRKRKGSSAVASDSD
- the LOC109907463 gene encoding integrator complex subunit 3 isoform X4: MEPSPAKGKPQGRLLVSTTLDAKDELEERLERCVAIVTSLTNGLSEREANDAITANVCKGPQQHEEVCLGLFALLLTEPSQAQRCYRDLTLVNRDGMNVILIKINQILMEKFLKLQDVCRTQLVWLVRELVKSGVIGADGILMTLMKQIAGGDITNKNLWLAENVLDIVVEQREWVLKSGMLIAMSVYTYLRLIVDHGTPALLVLRQKEVDFCIGLLREKFMECFIIGRDLVRLLQIVARIPEMELLWKDLLHNPQALSPQFTGKGLLQLLTARTSRKFLACRLTPDMETKLLFMTSRVRFGQQKRYQDWFQRQYLSTAESQSLRCDLIRYICGVVHPSNEVLSSDILPRWAIIGWLLTTCTSNVAASNAKLALFYDWLFFSPEKDSIMNIEPAILVMHHSMKPHPAITATLLDFMCRIIPHFFPPLEGQVRQGVFNSLTFIMEKRVLAHLAPLFDNPKLDRELRSMLRERFPEFCSSPSPPTEGRDEVKMEESVSLEMDNHVLLDKEGGCYDNTEAAFSDDEEEINNKGEGNKKREFRFHPIKEAIIEEPADITPYVDQLDDMMKEKVLQLQKGSDTETHCEVMQEIVDLILEEDFDSEQMSTLASCLAELFKGHFRGDVLPDEITEESLEESVCKPVCLVFRNLCQMQEDNSGFSVLLEMLAELYQKQPKIGYHLLYYLKASKAAMGKMSLYESFAQATALGDLHTCLMMDMKACQEDDIRLLCYLTPSIYTEFPDETLRSAELLNMIVAVIDSTQLQELMCHVMIGNLVMFRKDSVLNILIQSLDWETFEQYSTWQLFLAHSIPLETIIPILQHLKYKEHPEALSCLLLQLRREKPSGEMVKMVLSRPCHPEDQFTTSILRHWAAKHDDVLGEHIKALLIKNNNLPRKRQSLRSSSSKLAQLTLEQILEHMDNLRLNLSNTKNSFFTQTPILQALQHVQASCDEAHKMRFSDLFSLAEEYEEPSSKPPKSRRKAPASSPRSRKGAATPVSNEEESASSSASEEEDSKPKAPKRKRKGSSAVASDSD
- the LOC109907463 gene encoding integrator complex subunit 3 isoform X1 codes for the protein MEPSPAKGKPQGRLLVSTTLDAKDELEERLERCVAIVTSLTNGLSEREANDAITANVCKGPQQHEEVCLGLFALLLTEPSQAQRCYRDLTLVNRDGMNVILIKINQILMEKFLKLQDVCRTQLVWLVRELVKSGVIGADGILMTLMKQIAGGDITNKNLWLAENVLDIVVEQREWVLKSGMLIAMSVYTYLRLIVDHGTPALLVLRQKEVDFCIGLLREKFMECFIIGRDLVRLLQIVARIPEMELLWKDLLHNPQALSPQFTGKGLLQLLTARTSRKFLACRLTPDMETKLLFMTSRVRFGQQKRYQDWFQRQYLSTAESQSLRCDLIRYICGVVHPSNEVLSSDILPRWAIIGWLLTTCTSNVAASNAKLALFYDWLFFSPEKDSIMNIEPAILVMHHSMKPHPAITATLLDFMCRIIPHFFPPLEGQVRQGVFNSLTFIMEKRVLAHLAPLFDNPKLDRELRSMLRERFPEFCSSPSPPTEGRDEGTNEMKMEESVSLEMDNHVLLDKEGGCYDNTEAAFSDDEEEINNKGEGNKKREFRFHPIKEAIIEEPADITPYVDQLDDMMKEKVLQLQKGSDTETHCEVMQEIVDLILEEDFDSEQMSTLASCLAELFKGHFRGDVLPDEITEESLEESVCKPVCLVFRNLCQMQEDNSGFSVLLEMLAELYQKQPKIGYHLLYYLKASKAAMGKMSLYESFAQATALGDLHTCLMMDMKACQEDDIRLLCYLTPSIYTEFPDETLRSAELLNMIVAVIDSTQLQELMCHVMIGNLVMFRKDSVLNILIQSLDWETFEQYSTWQLFLAHSIPLETIIPILQHLKYKEHPEALSCLLLQLRREKPSGEMVKMVLSRPCHPEDQFTTSILRHWAAKHDDVLGEHIKALLIKNNNLPRKRQSLRSSSSKLAQLTLEQILEHMDNLRLNLSNTKNSFFTQTPILQALQHVQASCDEAHKMRFSDLFSLAEEYEEPSSKPPKSRRKAPASSPRSRKGAATPVSNEEESASSSASEEEDSKPKAPKRKRKGSSAVASDSD